In the Streptomyces formicae genome, one interval contains:
- a CDS encoding Lrp/AsnC family transcriptional regulator, giving the protein MSNEIRLDALDNEILFHLRQDGRLTNVELAKRVGLTAPPCLRRVKRLEETGVIAGYHAVINTEALGRGLEVLIDVEVSANDRKTYLEFEEVVASYEEVIEVRRMFGRPDYFIRVAVADHAAYEAFLTGKLTGLPCVLRVDSHLTMKTVKPGP; this is encoded by the coding sequence GTGAGCAATGAAATCCGCCTCGATGCGCTGGACAACGAAATTTTGTTTCACCTGCGGCAGGACGGCCGCCTGACCAACGTCGAGCTGGCCAAACGCGTCGGCCTGACCGCGCCCCCCTGCCTGCGCCGGGTCAAGCGCCTGGAGGAGACGGGCGTCATCGCCGGCTATCACGCCGTCATCAACACCGAAGCCCTCGGCCGCGGCCTCGAAGTCCTCATCGACGTCGAGGTCAGCGCCAACGACCGCAAGACCTACCTGGAGTTCGAGGAGGTCGTGGCCTCCTACGAGGAGGTCATAGAGGTCCGGCGCATGTTCGGCCGCCCCGACTACTTCATCCGCGTCGCGGTCGCCGACCACGCCGCCTACGAGGCGTTCCTCACCGGCAAGCTCACGGGCCTGCCCTGTGTCCTGCGCGTCGACTCCCACCTGACCATGAAGACGGTGAAGCCGGGACCCTGA
- a CDS encoding AzlC family ABC transporter permease, which translates to MGLAFVPIGLAFGALVTQSGIDWWWAPLSAALIYAGSFEFLLIGMVAAAVPLASIAVTAFMVNVRHVFYALSYPLHRVQGRLGKAYGTFALSDEAYALTSGEKARSWPGPRIIGLQLLLHLYWVGGATAGALLGSLIPEGVTGLDFALTALFTVLAVEAVLDLRGDLPTPLLALLSALIARLLFPGELLLAAFALFTLGLLARHLVTHRRPGRV; encoded by the coding sequence GTGGGGCTGGCCTTCGTGCCCATCGGCCTCGCCTTTGGAGCGCTCGTCACCCAGTCGGGCATCGACTGGTGGTGGGCGCCCCTGTCCGCCGCGCTCATCTACGCGGGCTCGTTCGAGTTCCTGCTCATCGGCATGGTCGCCGCCGCCGTCCCGCTGGCCTCGATCGCCGTGACCGCCTTCATGGTCAACGTCCGGCACGTCTTCTACGCGCTGTCCTACCCGCTGCACCGCGTCCAAGGGCGGCTCGGTAAGGCGTACGGAACCTTCGCGCTCAGCGACGAGGCGTACGCCCTGACCTCGGGGGAGAAGGCCCGCTCCTGGCCCGGCCCGCGCATCATCGGGCTGCAACTCCTGCTGCACCTGTACTGGGTGGGCGGCGCGACCGCGGGAGCCCTGCTCGGCTCGCTGATCCCCGAGGGCGTCACGGGCCTGGACTTCGCGCTGACCGCCCTGTTCACCGTCCTCGCCGTCGAGGCGGTCCTCGACCTGCGCGGCGATCTGCCCACGCCGCTGCTCGCCCTGCTCAGCGCCCTGATCGCCCGGCTGCTCTTCCCCGGCGAGCTGCTCCTCGCCGCCTTCGCCCTGTTCACCCTCGGGCTCCTGGCCCGCCACCTCGTCACCCACAGGAGGCCCGGCCGTGTCTGA
- a CDS encoding thioesterase family protein yields the protein MNTGSYYEPIDEHRYKPTAHASGAWDTAELHFSPLGGLIVHAIERHLAGRPDSGLVLSRISFDILGRLALDECEIRVETLRPDRTIELLEAVALIAGRPVVRARAWLLGAGDTAAVAGGGADALPHPETLEPWPLADLWPGGYIASLDARAVAPPRPGRTTAWVSTGLDLVAGQDVGPLAAYVALVDTANGIAVRRSPTAWMFPNVDLTVHLHRQPEGRWVGLDTSVTFGPTGQGTTSTVLHDVAGPVGQAQQMLTVRPLPGGGTGP from the coding sequence TTGAACACCGGCAGTTACTACGAGCCCATCGACGAGCACCGCTACAAGCCCACGGCGCACGCGAGCGGTGCGTGGGACACGGCGGAACTGCACTTCAGTCCGCTCGGCGGCCTCATCGTCCACGCGATCGAGCGCCATCTGGCCGGGCGGCCCGACAGCGGCCTCGTGCTCTCCAGGATCAGCTTCGACATCCTCGGGCGGCTCGCGCTCGACGAGTGCGAGATCCGGGTGGAGACCCTGCGCCCGGACCGCACCATCGAGCTGCTCGAAGCGGTCGCCCTCATCGCCGGGCGGCCCGTGGTGCGGGCCAGGGCCTGGCTGCTCGGCGCCGGGGACACGGCCGCCGTGGCAGGGGGCGGCGCCGACGCGCTCCCGCACCCCGAAACGCTCGAACCCTGGCCGCTCGCCGACCTGTGGCCCGGCGGGTACATCGCGTCGCTCGACGCCCGCGCCGTCGCGCCCCCACGTCCCGGCCGTACGACGGCGTGGGTCTCCACCGGCCTCGACCTCGTCGCGGGCCAGGACGTCGGCCCCCTCGCCGCCTACGTCGCGCTGGTCGACACCGCCAACGGCATCGCCGTACGCCGGTCGCCCACGGCCTGGATGTTCCCCAACGTCGACCTGACGGTCCACCTCCACCGGCAGCCCGAAGGACGCTGGGTCGGACTCGACACCAGCGTCACCTTCGGTCCCACGGGGCAGGGCACCACGAGCACCGTGCTGCACGACGTCGCGGGCCCGGTCGGCCAGGCCCAGCAGATGCTCACGGTCCGGCCCCTGCCGGGCGGCGGCACGGGGCCCTGA
- a CDS encoding branched-chain amino acid transporter permease: MSDPGYAIAAVVVTAAVTWALRALPFAALAPLRASGTVQYLSTRMPAGVMLILVVYCLRDLPLTEPRALAPVIALAVTVGLHLWRRNALLSILGGTTVHVILASTVFAT, encoded by the coding sequence GTGTCTGACCCCGGCTACGCGATCGCCGCGGTCGTCGTCACCGCCGCCGTCACCTGGGCCCTGCGCGCCCTGCCCTTCGCGGCCCTCGCCCCGCTGCGCGCGAGCGGCACCGTCCAATACCTCAGCACCCGCATGCCCGCGGGCGTGATGCTGATCCTCGTCGTCTACTGCCTGCGCGACCTGCCGCTCACGGAGCCGCGTGCCCTCGCCCCCGTGATCGCCCTCGCTGTCACCGTCGGCCTCCATCTGTGGCGCCGCAACGCGCTGTTGAGCATTCTCGGCGGCACGACCGTCCATGTGATCCTGGCCAGCACGGTCTTCGCCACGTGA